In a genomic window of Sulfurimonas denitrificans DSM 1251:
- a CDS encoding HesA/MoeB/ThiF family protein, with protein MMEYFHRQVQLWGEETQNSLQSKKIAIVGAGGLGSSLCFALGASGIGEIHVIDFDKVSTHNIHRQIAFKLGDEGKNKAEINAQILEQRCAYVKAIAHDCTFEEWCKKNIAVDLLIDATDNLNTRAQIDDCAIKRSTPWIYGSVEAFHGQICFFENSSFRDAFKINSKTPEGITAPIVMHVASLEANLALRYLAGFNVKKDQLYYLFFNNDGELVTQKFSLSKSSR; from the coding sequence ATGATGGAGTATTTTCACAGACAAGTACAACTTTGGGGAGAGGAGACACAAAACTCGCTTCAAAGCAAAAAGATAGCCATAGTAGGCGCAGGTGGATTAGGAAGCTCCCTCTGCTTTGCTTTGGGTGCTAGTGGAATTGGCGAGATACATGTAATAGATTTTGATAAAGTCTCCACGCATAACATTCATCGCCAAATAGCTTTTAAACTTGGTGATGAGGGGAAAAATAAAGCAGAAATAAATGCTCAGATTTTAGAGCAGAGATGCGCTTATGTAAAAGCTATTGCGCATGATTGCACGTTTGAAGAGTGGTGCAAAAAAAATATAGCAGTTGATTTACTCATTGATGCAACAGATAACCTTAATACTCGTGCTCAAATAGATGATTGTGCTATAAAGAGAAGCACTCCATGGATTTATGGAAGTGTAGAGGCTTTTCATGGGCAAATCTGCTTTTTTGAAAACTCATCTTTTAGAGATGCTTTTAAAATAAATTCTAAAACACCAGAGGGCATTACTGCTCCTATAGTTATGCATGTAGCTTCGCTTGAGGCAAACTTAGCGCTTAGATACTTAGCTGGATTCAATGTAAAAAAAGATCAACTCTACTATCTTTTTTTTAATAACGATGGAGAGTTAGTAACCCAAAAATTTTCTCTCTCAAAGAGTAGCAGATGA
- a CDS encoding succinyldiaminopimelate transaminase, whose protein sequence is MNFEPYPFEKLNTLLQGITPNSEYESSILTIGEPQFETPHFIQKALCNSAAQLRKYPKTAGEDELREAQREFVEKRFNVKLTDKEIIPTFGTREVLFNFPQFFLFDKKEPTIAFTNPFYQIYEGAAIASRAKSIYLNLTQENGFKPEIDEEKLSSCHLVILNSPNNPTTSTLSLEELSIWVKLALKYDFVLLNDECYSEIYTKNPTPSLLEASLHVGNSSFKNVLVINSISKRSSAPGLRSGFIAGDENILREYINYRTYIGCASPLPLQSAAAAAWREEEHVEEAREIYKKNFEAAREILEIEIPEATFYLWLRVPNALEFTKKLYKNYNVKVLPGEYLGRDDENGFNPGKDFIRIALVEDTQKIKSALKRIKECLS, encoded by the coding sequence ATGAATTTTGAACCATATCCATTTGAAAAATTAAACACTTTACTTCAAGGTATCACTCCAAATAGTGAGTATGAATCTTCAATTTTAACTATTGGTGAACCGCAGTTTGAAACACCTCATTTTATTCAAAAAGCTCTTTGCAATAGTGCAGCACAACTTAGAAAGTACCCTAAAACAGCGGGGGAAGATGAGTTAAGAGAGGCACAAAGGGAGTTTGTTGAAAAAAGATTTAATGTTAAACTCACAGACAAAGAGATAATTCCAACTTTTGGAACAAGAGAAGTTCTCTTTAACTTTCCTCAGTTTTTTCTCTTTGATAAAAAAGAACCTACAATCGCTTTTACAAACCCTTTTTATCAGATATATGAGGGTGCCGCAATTGCTTCAAGAGCAAAGAGTATTTATCTTAACTTGACTCAAGAGAATGGTTTTAAACCTGAGATAGATGAGGAGAAACTCTCATCTTGCCATTTAGTAATTTTAAACTCTCCAAACAACCCAACAACTTCAACCCTAAGTCTTGAAGAACTCTCCATCTGGGTTAAGCTAGCTTTAAAATATGATTTTGTACTCTTAAACGATGAGTGTTATAGTGAAATATATACAAAAAATCCAACTCCATCACTTCTTGAAGCTTCTCTACATGTAGGAAATAGTAGTTTTAAAAATGTGCTAGTCATTAACTCAATTTCAAAACGCTCATCAGCTCCAGGGCTTCGTTCAGGTTTTATCGCTGGAGATGAGAATATCCTAAGAGAGTATATCAACTACAGAACTTACATAGGGTGTGCCTCGCCTCTTCCGCTTCAAAGTGCAGCAGCAGCGGCATGGAGAGAAGAAGAACATGTAGAAGAAGCAAGAGAGATTTATAAGAAAAATTTTGAAGCAGCACGTGAAATTTTGGAAATTGAGATTCCAGAAGCTACCTTTTATTTATGGTTAAGAGTTCCAAATGCATTAGAATTTACAAAAAAACTATATAAAAACTACAATGTAAAAGTCCTCCCAGGCGAGTACTTGGGCAGAGATGATGAAAACGGTTTCAATCCAGGAAAAGATTTTATTAGAATCGCTCTAGTAGAAGATACACAAAAAATCAAAAGTGCGCTAAAGAGAATAAAGGAGTGTTTATCATGA